The following are encoded together in the Thalassolituus oleivorans MIL-1 genome:
- a CDS encoding calcium/sodium antiporter, whose product MYAEYGAVLLGLIVLVWSADKFVIGAAATARHLGMSPLLVGLTIVSIGTSAPEMFVSAMAAIDGAGNLAIGNALGSNITNILLVLGVTALIAPIALQRSLLKKELPLLLLVSIIGGLTLMDLELNLIDAAILIVALIIALYLMFLDSSESGEAVVDEDEAAEIENTSMKSAMFWLVIGLAALMVSSKLLVWGSTGIAQAFGVSDLVIGLTIVAIGTSLPELAASVASALKGHHDIAIGNVIGSNIFNMLAVMPIPGLLAVTAVEPMAFERDYMVMMGATIMLIALFALNYRKGTMGRVSGLLMISAYIVYLVSLFYTA is encoded by the coding sequence ATGTATGCTGAATATGGCGCCGTACTGCTTGGTTTAATTGTTTTAGTGTGGAGCGCCGACAAATTCGTGATTGGCGCAGCAGCCACTGCTCGTCATCTTGGCATGTCACCATTACTGGTTGGCCTTACCATTGTTTCGATTGGTACTTCGGCACCGGAAATGTTCGTTTCGGCAATGGCCGCTATTGATGGCGCAGGTAACCTAGCCATCGGCAATGCACTCGGCTCAAACATTACCAATATTCTGCTGGTTCTCGGGGTCACGGCACTGATCGCCCCGATTGCTCTGCAGCGCTCATTATTAAAGAAAGAACTACCACTACTACTATTGGTAAGCATCATCGGCGGTCTCACGCTGATGGATCTAGAACTAAATCTCATTGATGCGGCCATCCTGATCGTGGCTCTTATCATCGCCTTGTACTTAATGTTTCTTGATTCCAGCGAAAGCGGCGAAGCGGTTGTCGATGAAGATGAAGCGGCTGAAATCGAAAACACCAGCATGAAATCAGCCATGTTTTGGCTAGTCATTGGCTTAGCAGCACTGATGGTGAGTTCTAAACTATTGGTTTGGGGCTCGACCGGCATTGCTCAGGCCTTTGGTGTGAGTGATTTAGTGATCGGTTTAACCATCGTTGCCATCGGCACGAGTCTGCCAGAGCTAGCAGCTTCAGTAGCCAGCGCGCTAAAGGGGCATCACGATATCGCCATCGGTAACGTGATTGGCTCCAACATTTTTAACATGCTAGCCGTCATGCCTATTCCAGGTTTGTTAGCCGTCACGGCGGTAGAGCCCATGGCATTCGAACGCGACTATATGGTCATGATGGGTGCAACAATTATGCTCATTGCCTTATTCGCACTTAACTACCGTAAGGGCACTATGGGGCGCGTATCGGGTCTACTCATGATATCCGCCTATATTGTTTACCTTGTTTCACTTTTCTATACGGCTTAA
- the hisD gene encoding histidinol dehydrogenase, giving the protein MTISIRRFRSDQADFAAQMDALLSWESVSDTGVQQIVTDIVNDVRKRGDMALIEYTNRFDRMNVDSMAQLELSQEQLQTALDGLPDAQRAALTTAAERVRSYHEKQKTDSWQYTEADGTVLGQKVTPMDRVGIYVPGGKAAYPSSVLMNAIPAHVAGVSEIIMVVPTPDGELNQLVLAAAAAAGVSRVFTVGGAQAVAALAYGTATVPQVDKIVGPGNIFVATAKRMVFGVVGIDMIAGPSEILVVCDGDTNPDWIAMDLFSQAEHDEDAQSILVSTDPDFLDAVAASIEKLLPTMERADIIRTSLTERGALIHAADKADALNLINRIAPEHLELSVADPEAWLPEIRHAGAIFMGRYTAEALGDYCAGPNHVLPTSGTARFSSPLGVYDFQKRSSLIQCSADGASELGKVASILARGEHLTAHARSAEYRIKD; this is encoded by the coding sequence ATGACTATTTCTATTCGTCGTTTTCGTTCTGATCAGGCTGATTTTGCAGCACAAATGGATGCCTTGCTGTCTTGGGAATCTGTGTCAGATACTGGTGTACAGCAGATCGTCACCGACATCGTTAATGATGTTCGTAAGCGCGGCGATATGGCATTAATTGAATACACTAATCGTTTCGACCGCATGAATGTTGATTCAATGGCGCAGCTAGAACTGAGCCAAGAACAACTGCAAACAGCACTCGACGGTTTACCTGATGCACAGCGCGCGGCGTTAACAACTGCGGCAGAGCGCGTGCGTAGTTACCACGAAAAACAAAAAACTGACTCTTGGCAATACACTGAAGCTGATGGCACTGTCCTAGGCCAAAAAGTAACGCCGATGGATCGCGTGGGAATTTATGTTCCCGGTGGTAAAGCAGCGTATCCATCATCAGTATTGATGAATGCGATTCCTGCGCACGTTGCCGGTGTTTCTGAAATTATTATGGTGGTGCCAACCCCGGATGGTGAGTTAAATCAATTGGTGCTGGCTGCTGCTGCGGCTGCTGGTGTTTCTCGCGTATTTACCGTAGGTGGTGCGCAGGCTGTTGCGGCTTTGGCGTATGGCACCGCAACCGTTCCTCAAGTCGATAAAATTGTGGGTCCAGGTAACATCTTTGTTGCTACCGCTAAGCGTATGGTTTTCGGTGTTGTTGGTATTGATATGATCGCTGGTCCATCCGAAATTTTGGTGGTGTGCGATGGCGATACCAATCCTGACTGGATTGCGATGGATTTATTCTCGCAAGCTGAGCACGATGAAGATGCGCAGTCGATTTTAGTATCGACCGATCCCGACTTTTTAGATGCGGTTGCCGCAAGCATTGAAAAATTACTACCGACAATGGAACGTGCGGATATTATTCGTACCTCGCTTACTGAGCGTGGTGCATTAATTCATGCAGCGGATAAAGCCGATGCGTTGAATTTAATTAATCGCATTGCGCCCGAGCACTTAGAGTTATCGGTTGCAGATCCTGAAGCTTGGTTGCCCGAAATTCGCCATGCCGGTGCTATTTTTATGGGCCGTTATACGGCAGAGGCCTTGGGCGATTATTGCGCTGGGCCAAACCACGTATTACCAACATCGGGCACCGCGCGTTTCTCTTCGCCATTAGGTGTGTACGATTTCCAGAAGCGTTCATCGTTAATTCAATGTTCGGCGGATGGTGCATCGGAGCTGGGTAAGGTCGCTTCGATCTTAGCCCGTGGTGAGCATTTAACTGCGCACGCACGTTCGGCGGAATACCGTATTAAAGATTAA
- the mlaD gene encoding outer membrane lipid asymmetry maintenance protein MlaD, which produces MRMRYIELAVGAFMIMGVIALVLMALRVSGLSMQSTGDTYTLKAHFENLGGLKERAKVSMAGVNIGQVTKIYLDAERYSAVVEMEINKSMSTLSTDSSAAILTSGLLGEKYIGLTVGAEMEYLKQGDWIDDTQSALVLEELIGRFLFNKAEG; this is translated from the coding sequence ATGCGTATGCGTTATATCGAATTGGCCGTTGGTGCTTTCATGATTATGGGTGTTATTGCTCTGGTGTTGATGGCATTGCGCGTTAGCGGATTGTCCATGCAGTCGACAGGTGATACCTACACGCTAAAGGCGCATTTTGAGAACCTAGGTGGTTTGAAAGAACGTGCAAAAGTATCCATGGCGGGTGTGAATATTGGCCAAGTGACAAAGATCTATCTTGATGCTGAGCGTTATTCAGCGGTGGTCGAGATGGAAATTAATAAAAGCATGAGCACCTTGTCGACGGATAGCTCCGCTGCGATTTTGACCTCAGGCTTACTGGGTGAGAAGTACATTGGCCTGACAGTAGGCGCAGAAATGGAGTATCTGAAACAAGGTGATTGGATTGATGACACTCAATCTGCGTTAGTGCTTGAAGAGCTGATTGGTCGCTTCTTATTTAATAAAGCAGAAGGTTAA
- the mlaE gene encoding lipid asymmetry maintenance ABC transporter permease subunit MlaE: MLNKLQSLGQSGVSTIESLGRATLLFLNSLGWGGPGSAGFSDLIRQIYSVGVRSLSIIAVAGFFVGMVLSLQGYTILVKFGSDSALGTLVSLTLLRELGPVIAALLFAGRAGSALTAEIGLMKATEQLSAMEMMGVDPLKRVITPRLWAGMIAMPILALIFSTVGIWGGAFVAVDLLGIDGGSYWGNMQASVVFYEDVIKGLIKSCVFGMVITWIAVYQGYDSVPTSEGIGKATTQTVVISSLAVLGLDFVLTAVMLGGI, encoded by the coding sequence ATGCTGAATAAATTGCAGTCGCTGGGCCAGTCGGGTGTGTCGACTATCGAGTCGCTAGGGCGTGCCACGCTGCTATTTTTGAACTCGTTAGGCTGGGGTGGCCCCGGTAGTGCGGGCTTTTCTGATCTTATTCGCCAGATTTATTCGGTTGGCGTGCGTTCGTTAAGCATTATTGCCGTGGCCGGCTTTTTTGTTGGTATGGTGCTGAGTTTGCAGGGGTACACCATTTTAGTGAAATTTGGCTCTGACTCAGCCTTGGGTACTTTGGTATCGCTAACCTTGTTGCGTGAACTCGGTCCTGTGATTGCCGCATTATTATTTGCTGGGCGTGCCGGATCGGCATTAACTGCCGAAATTGGTTTGATGAAAGCCACCGAGCAGTTGTCGGCCATGGAAATGATGGGTGTTGATCCGCTCAAGCGAGTAATTACGCCGCGTTTGTGGGCTGGCATGATTGCTATGCCGATATTAGCTCTTATCTTTAGTACGGTTGGTATTTGGGGTGGTGCTTTTGTTGCGGTCGATTTACTGGGCATTGATGGCGGCAGCTACTGGGGCAACATGCAGGCTTCTGTCGTTTTCTACGAAGACGTTATAAAAGGATTAATTAAATCCTGTGTGTTCGGCATGGTGATTACTTGGATTGCGGTATATCAGGGCTACGACTCTGTACCGACATCAGAAGGTATTGGTAAAGCAACCACTCAAACGGTGGTTATTTCTTCATTGGCCGTTCTCGGGCTGGATTTCGTTTTGACTGCGGTCATGTTAGGAGGCATTTAA
- a CDS encoding Nif3-like dinuclear metal center hexameric protein yields MITDRQEILKHLDALLQSAKIRDYCPNGLQVAGRKNVQHIITGVTASQALIDIAIERGADTILVHHGYFWKGEDERIVGIKKERLKALLTHDINLIAYHLPLDMHPIYGNNAQLADVLGLQVDGLLDESDPSVPGNIGRLPRAMSGKEFRAWLGECLKREPLHIGEDNDTIETIAWCTGGAQGYLQRAIDAGVDAYLTGEINEPAVHLARETGTHFFSAGHHATERYGVKALGEYLADEFGLNVEFVDIDNPV; encoded by the coding sequence ATGATCACTGATCGCCAAGAAATATTGAAGCATCTAGATGCACTCTTACAGAGTGCGAAAATTCGCGATTACTGCCCCAATGGCTTGCAGGTTGCGGGGAGAAAAAATGTACAGCATATCATTACGGGTGTTACCGCGAGCCAAGCGCTCATTGATATCGCGATAGAGCGTGGCGCGGATACTATCTTGGTACATCACGGCTATTTTTGGAAGGGCGAGGATGAACGCATCGTCGGGATTAAGAAAGAGCGCTTAAAAGCTCTGCTAACCCACGACATCAATTTAATTGCTTACCACTTGCCATTAGATATGCATCCAATTTATGGCAATAACGCTCAGTTGGCCGATGTATTGGGATTGCAGGTCGATGGTTTGTTGGATGAGTCCGATCCATCCGTTCCGGGAAATATTGGTCGCTTGCCGCGCGCTATGAGTGGTAAAGAGTTCCGCGCTTGGTTAGGAGAGTGCTTAAAGCGTGAGCCTCTGCATATTGGCGAAGACAACGATACTATCGAAACCATCGCTTGGTGTACTGGTGGTGCTCAAGGTTATTTACAGCGAGCGATTGATGCCGGTGTTGATGCCTATTTAACGGGAGAAATTAATGAGCCAGCGGTGCATCTAGCGCGCGAAACCGGCACACATTTCTTCAGTGCAGGTCATCATGCGACTGAACGCTATGGCGTAAAAGCGCTCGGTGAATATTTGGCGGATGAGTTTGGCCTTAACGTTGAATTTGTTGATATTGATAATCCGGTATAA
- the hisG gene encoding ATP phosphoribosyltransferase: MTQPLTIALSKGRILDDTLPLLAEAGIHPAEDIQKSRKLIFDTNHEHIKLVVIRATDVPTYVEYGAADLGVAGKDVLMEYNSDNLCEPLDLNIATCRLMTAALKDVEMPAGRLKVATKFVNIAKRYFAEQGRQVDIIKLYGGMELAPIMGLADLIVDIVDTGNTLKANGLEARDLIAPISSRLVASRASMKVKHAQIQPIIDQMAAAVERQRNINA; this comes from the coding sequence ATGACTCAGCCACTGACAATCGCCCTATCGAAGGGACGTATTCTCGATGATACCTTACCGTTATTAGCGGAAGCGGGTATTCATCCGGCCGAAGATATTCAAAAGAGTCGTAAGCTGATTTTTGATACCAATCATGAGCATATTAAGCTGGTGGTTATTCGTGCTACCGACGTACCAACCTATGTTGAATACGGTGCGGCGGATTTAGGTGTTGCTGGTAAAGACGTATTAATGGAATACAACAGCGACAATTTATGCGAGCCGTTGGATTTAAACATCGCGACCTGCCGTCTGATGACCGCAGCGTTAAAAGATGTCGAAATGCCTGCAGGCCGTTTAAAAGTTGCGACTAAGTTTGTGAATATCGCTAAGCGTTATTTTGCTGAGCAAGGGCGTCAGGTTGATATCATTAAGCTTTATGGCGGTATGGAATTAGCACCAATCATGGGCTTGGCCGATTTAATCGTCGATATTGTTGATACGGGTAATACGCTGAAAGCTAACGGTTTAGAAGCACGTGATTTAATTGCGCCGATCAGTTCGCGTTTGGTGGCTAGCCGTGCCTCTATGAAAGTAAAGCATGCCCAAATCCAACCGATTATTGATCAAATGGCTGCTGCCGTTGAGCGCCAACGAAATATTAACGCCTAA
- a CDS encoding BolA family protein: MSPAEILEVLQSEAPEVTWSVVDGYVKEIMGVGEAFEGLNAVKRQQYVYKILNPYIVDGSLHAVSIRTFTPAEKADA; this comes from the coding sequence ATGTCTCCAGCAGAAATTTTAGAAGTTTTACAATCTGAAGCGCCAGAAGTTACTTGGTCCGTCGTAGATGGCTACGTTAAGGAAATAATGGGCGTAGGTGAAGCCTTTGAAGGCCTGAATGCTGTCAAACGCCAGCAGTACGTGTACAAAATCCTGAATCCTTATATTGTTGATGGCAGCTTACACGCTGTGTCTATCCGCACCTTTACGCCAGCCGAAAAGGCCGATGCATAA
- the murA gene encoding UDP-N-acetylglucosamine 1-carboxyvinyltransferase, which translates to MEKLRIEGGHRLDGEIRISGAKNSALPILAATLLAEGVMQVGNLPHLHDITTMLELLGCMGVQVAINEDMSVETDCAEMKSCVAPYDLVRTMRASILVLGPLLARYGEAEVSLPGGCAIGSRPVDLHLRGMEALGAEVEVLDGYIKAHVPGGRLKGAEFFCDTVTVTGTENILMAAVLAEGRSVIKNAAREPEVVDLANCLIAMGAKIEGAGTDTLVIDGVEKLHGCHFDVLPDRIETGTYLVAAAVTGGRVKCKDTDPLLLEAVLDKLRECGAEITTGKDWIELNMHGRRPKAVNIRTAPHPAFPTDMQAQFVVLNAIAEGVGTVIETVFENRFMHAQELVRMGADIHVEGNTAIVTGKEGLSAAPVMATDLRASASLVIAALVAVGETDVNRIYHIDRGYECIEEKFQMLGANIRRVQ; encoded by the coding sequence ATGGAAAAATTAAGAATCGAAGGCGGCCACCGTCTAGACGGTGAGATCCGTATTTCGGGCGCCAAAAACTCAGCCCTGCCTATTTTGGCAGCTACCTTGCTCGCAGAAGGCGTGATGCAGGTCGGTAACTTACCGCACCTACACGACATCACTACCATGCTAGAGCTATTGGGATGCATGGGCGTGCAAGTCGCAATTAATGAAGACATGTCGGTTGAAACTGACTGTGCCGAAATGAAAAGCTGCGTTGCTCCATATGATTTAGTACGCACTATGCGTGCTTCTATCTTGGTATTAGGTCCGCTATTGGCTCGCTATGGCGAAGCAGAAGTCTCTTTGCCGGGTGGTTGTGCGATTGGCAGTCGCCCCGTCGACTTGCACTTACGCGGTATGGAAGCCTTGGGCGCTGAAGTTGAAGTGCTTGATGGTTACATCAAAGCACATGTACCGGGTGGCCGTTTAAAAGGCGCTGAATTCTTTTGCGATACCGTGACGGTAACCGGCACTGAAAATATTCTGATGGCCGCAGTATTAGCCGAGGGTCGTTCGGTTATTAAAAACGCCGCGCGCGAACCGGAAGTCGTCGACTTGGCCAATTGTTTGATTGCCATGGGCGCGAAGATTGAAGGTGCTGGCACAGATACTCTTGTGATTGATGGCGTTGAAAAACTTCACGGCTGTCATTTCGATGTTCTGCCTGACCGTATTGAAACCGGCACCTATTTAGTGGCTGCTGCTGTGACTGGTGGTCGCGTAAAGTGCAAAGATACGGATCCTTTATTGCTTGAAGCCGTATTGGATAAATTGCGTGAATGCGGAGCCGAAATTACCACGGGCAAAGATTGGATCGAGCTGAACATGCACGGTCGTCGTCCTAAAGCCGTTAATATCCGTACTGCACCGCACCCTGCATTCCCAACGGACATGCAGGCGCAATTTGTAGTATTAAATGCGATTGCCGAAGGTGTCGGTACAGTGATCGAAACCGTTTTCGAAAATCGCTTTATGCACGCCCAAGAATTGGTGCGCATGGGTGCGGATATTCATGTTGAAGGCAACACGGCCATCGTCACCGGAAAAGAAGGTCTAAGCGCTGCGCCAGTGATGGCAACCGACTTACGTGCTTCTGCCTCTTTAGTGATTGCCGCGTTAGTTGCCGTTGGTGAAACCGACGTGAACCGCATTTATCATATTGATCGCGGTTATGAATGTATTGAAGAAAAATTCCAAATGCTGGGCGCGAATATTCGCCGCGTACAGTAA
- a CDS encoding ABC transporter ATP-binding protein — translation MSDQQPYVSIRGLSFSRGDRLIYDNLDVDFPKGKITAIMGPSGTGKTTLLRLIGGQLKPDSGTVVVDGQDVTQLKRTELLDLRKRKMGMLFQTSGLFTDLSVFENVAFPLRVHTDLPESMIRDLVLMKLEAVGLRGARDLSPAELSGGMIRRVALARSIAMDPEIIMYDEPFTGLDPISMGMIVRLIRGLNEALGLTSLLVSHDVDESCSIADYLCLLSGGKVIGFGSPEELRQSGNAEVRQFLNGDPDGPVPFHYPAPDYRHDLLSGGQ, via the coding sequence ATGTCAGACCAGCAACCATATGTGTCCATTCGTGGGTTGTCATTCAGTCGAGGAGATCGGCTGATATATGACAATCTCGATGTGGATTTTCCGAAAGGCAAAATCACCGCCATCATGGGGCCCAGTGGCACAGGTAAGACGACTCTGTTGCGTTTAATCGGTGGTCAGTTGAAGCCAGATAGCGGAACTGTAGTGGTGGACGGTCAGGATGTTACTCAGTTAAAACGCACAGAATTACTTGATTTACGTAAGCGTAAGATGGGTATGTTGTTTCAAACCAGCGGTTTGTTTACTGATTTAAGTGTGTTTGAAAACGTCGCTTTTCCGTTACGTGTTCACACCGACTTACCAGAGTCTATGATTCGCGACTTAGTACTAATGAAGCTTGAAGCGGTCGGCTTACGTGGTGCTCGCGATTTATCGCCTGCTGAATTATCGGGTGGCATGATTCGTCGAGTGGCGTTAGCGCGTTCGATTGCGATGGACCCTGAAATTATTATGTACGACGAGCCGTTTACCGGTCTTGATCCCATTTCTATGGGAATGATTGTACGTTTGATTCGCGGTTTAAACGAAGCGCTTGGGTTAACCAGTTTGTTGGTGTCGCATGATGTTGATGAATCGTGTTCGATTGCCGACTACTTATGCTTGTTGTCGGGTGGCAAAGTGATTGGCTTTGGTTCGCCTGAAGAGCTACGTCAAAGCGGTAACGCAGAAGTACGACAATTCTTAAATGGTGATCCTGATGGCCCTGTGCCGTTCCATTATCCTGCACCAGACTACCGTCATGATTTACTTTCAGGAGGCCAGTGA
- a CDS encoding STAS domain-containing protein — MAVAKLQSESNQHAYLNGDLNSSTVTALARQGAELIRNSGGKWSVDMSAVEQASSAGVALLLEWMRVADASGVTLSIEHLPDHMRPILTVSDLDEVFEPLLA, encoded by the coding sequence ATGGCGGTGGCAAAACTGCAGTCGGAATCCAATCAGCACGCTTATCTTAATGGCGACTTAAATAGCTCCACTGTGACAGCCTTAGCTCGCCAAGGCGCTGAGCTGATACGCAACAGTGGTGGTAAGTGGAGTGTTGATATGAGTGCTGTTGAGCAAGCCAGCAGTGCGGGCGTTGCGCTTTTATTGGAGTGGATGCGTGTTGCTGATGCCAGTGGGGTTACATTGAGTATTGAGCACTTACCCGATCATATGCGTCCTATTTTGACGGTGAGTGATCTTGATGAAGTATTCGAGCCACTGCTGGCCTAG
- the hisC gene encoding histidinol-phosphate transaminase — protein MSIEQKITQLIRSEIRALHAYPVGDASGMIKLDAMENPYQWPADMVQEWQGILANCALNRYPHPTAPEVTAGLREVMKVPAQYDILLGNGSDEIIQLLAMAVSNPGATILAPEPGFVMYKMIATFVGLNYVGVPLNEDFSLDVDGMLAVIAQQQPQLIFLAQPNNPTGNLWAEADLTAIVEASDGLVVLDEAYLPFSSRNHLDWLDRYDNVLVMRTLSKVGLAGLRLGMLFGRPEWLNEINKIRMPYNINVLTQASAAFALKHFDVLDQQCAELKQQREWLFEELLALGFSAYKSEANFILARVKTDNAREIFEALKTHKILIKCMDGAHPLLAQCLRFTVGKAGENQALITALKAIL, from the coding sequence ATGTCCATCGAACAAAAAATTACGCAATTAATTCGTTCTGAAATTCGCGCCTTGCATGCGTATCCCGTCGGCGATGCTAGCGGCATGATTAAATTAGATGCCATGGAAAACCCTTATCAATGGCCAGCGGATATGGTGCAAGAGTGGCAGGGGATTTTGGCCAATTGCGCTCTAAACCGTTATCCGCATCCAACTGCTCCCGAAGTGACTGCTGGGCTGCGTGAGGTTATGAAAGTACCTGCCCAGTACGATATTTTATTGGGTAATGGTTCTGATGAAATAATTCAGCTCTTGGCTATGGCGGTGTCGAATCCGGGGGCGACGATTCTGGCACCGGAGCCGGGCTTTGTAATGTACAAAATGATCGCCACTTTCGTCGGTTTAAACTACGTTGGCGTACCATTAAATGAAGACTTCTCGCTGGATGTTGACGGTATGTTGGCGGTTATTGCACAACAACAGCCGCAACTTATCTTCTTAGCTCAACCTAATAACCCAACGGGCAACTTGTGGGCAGAAGCCGATTTAACGGCAATTGTTGAAGCCTCAGATGGTTTGGTGGTGTTAGACGAAGCGTATTTGCCGTTTTCTAGTCGCAATCACTTAGATTGGCTAGACCGCTACGACAATGTTTTGGTTATGCGTACATTATCAAAAGTTGGTTTGGCGGGTTTGCGTTTGGGTATGTTGTTTGGTCGCCCTGAATGGTTGAACGAAATTAACAAAATTCGCATGCCTTACAATATTAACGTGTTAACTCAAGCATCTGCTGCATTTGCGTTAAAGCACTTTGATGTGCTCGATCAGCAATGTGCTGAGTTAAAGCAGCAGCGTGAATGGTTGTTTGAAGAATTATTAGCGCTTGGTTTTTCTGCTTATAAATCCGAAGCTAACTTTATTCTTGCGCGTGTTAAAACTGATAATGCGCGTGAGATTTTTGAAGCATTAAAAACGCATAAAATTTTAATTAAATGCATGGATGGTGCGCATCCTCTGCTGGCGCAGTGCTTGCGCTTTACGGTTGGTAAGGCAGGGGAAAATCAGGCGTTAATTACCGCTTTGAAGGCGATTCTTTAA
- a CDS encoding trypsin-like peptidase domain-containing protein, with product MSTSSTIVHRILLPSAIGVIAALSILLWAPEWVIPQTPQPIFDAPTVINAEPQADTMRAQGPVSYADAVDIAAPAVVNIYTRKIVQRKTHPMLNDPYFKRFFRNSPESSERMQSSLGSGVIMAGNGYILTNNHVIDGADEIVVSLRDGRDASATVVGTDPEADLAVLRIELDNIPHIRVASERSLAVGDVVLAIGNPFGVGQTVTMGIVSATGRNQLGLNTYEDYIQTDAAINPGNSGGALVNAYGELVGLNTAIFSQSGGSEGIGFAIPSEVATRSLMDIATHGTTIRGWLGIEVQEATPALIDVLGLPKELTGLIVTGIFPDGPAEQAGLAAGDILVGINGKNTSDARNAMNIIAALRPGDRIDIEYIRSGETQSTRAIAGQRQQKGSKE from the coding sequence ATGTCGACATCCAGTACAATTGTTCATCGTATTCTTTTGCCATCGGCGATTGGGGTTATCGCTGCACTCAGTATTTTACTTTGGGCGCCTGAGTGGGTGATTCCACAAACACCGCAACCGATTTTCGACGCCCCAACCGTCATCAATGCCGAACCACAAGCAGACACCATGCGCGCACAAGGTCCGGTAAGCTATGCCGATGCGGTTGATATAGCAGCACCTGCAGTTGTGAATATTTATACGCGCAAAATAGTGCAACGTAAAACTCACCCCATGCTCAACGATCCTTACTTTAAGCGTTTTTTCCGCAACAGCCCAGAATCGAGTGAGCGCATGCAATCTAGCCTAGGTTCCGGCGTCATCATGGCGGGCAATGGCTACATCCTAACCAATAACCATGTCATTGATGGTGCCGACGAAATCGTTGTTTCTTTACGCGATGGCCGTGATGCCTCAGCGACGGTTGTCGGTACCGATCCTGAAGCCGATCTGGCAGTACTAAGAATCGAACTCGACAACATTCCGCATATTCGCGTGGCGTCAGAACGCAGTCTTGCCGTTGGTGATGTTGTGCTCGCGATTGGTAATCCATTTGGCGTTGGTCAAACGGTAACTATGGGTATTGTCTCCGCGACTGGGCGCAATCAGCTCGGTTTAAATACCTATGAAGACTACATTCAAACTGATGCCGCCATTAACCCAGGCAACTCGGGTGGTGCTTTGGTGAATGCTTATGGTGAGTTAGTGGGATTAAATACTGCGATATTTTCACAGTCGGGTGGCAGCGAAGGCATCGGCTTTGCCATTCCATCAGAAGTGGCAACTCGGAGTTTGATGGATATCGCTACCCACGGCACCACTATTCGCGGTTGGCTAGGAATCGAAGTTCAAGAGGCTACCCCTGCCCTAATTGATGTTTTAGGTTTACCAAAGGAGTTAACCGGATTAATTGTTACCGGTATATTTCCTGATGGCCCAGCGGAGCAAGCAGGCTTAGCCGCAGGGGATATTTTAGTGGGCATTAACGGGAAAAATACTAGTGATGCCCGCAATGCCATGAATATTATTGCTGCACTCCGTCCGGGAGATCGGATTGATATTGAATATATACGCAGTGGCGAAACCCAATCAACGCGAGCTATCGCTGGTCAACGACAGCAAAAAGGCAGTAAGGAATAA